CAGATAAATCGGAAGATGTTTGCGAAGTATTTCCAACACCAAACGAATGCTCGGCTACTACACAAGCAACGGCTTGTTGTTCCGATGAAGATAATTGTTACTATTTATTCGATGGTGTAAAATATGCGTATACCGACGAAGGACAAGAAGAGTTGCTTGCTGTAATGTGCCCAAATCTTTCGGAAGAAGAAAGCACAGCCATTTACAAAAAGTTAAATGCCCAAACTAAAAAATTAATGGAACAAGCTAGGTTATCAGCCGTTTGTCAGTAAAAGAATGAGGCTGTATTCAATAAATACAGCCTCATTCTTTATCTATTTTAAAAGAAAAACCATTTCCTTTTTCGTAAGCTCCGCAATTTTTTTTCAAGATTGTATCCCCGCAAATTTATAGCTACAATCCTACCTTCCCCATCAATTAAGTAATTAGAAGGAAGTTTTTTTACTTTATATATTCTAGCTGCTGCGTTTCTCCAACCATTTAAATCGCTAACATGATTTTCCCAAATTAAACTGTCTTTTTCAACAGCTCTTTGCCAAGATTTCACACTACGATCAAAAGAAACACTATACACCGTAAAACCATTGCCATTCCTAAAATCTGTATTTTTATATTTTCCATAAGCATCGAGAAGATATTTACTCTCCTTTCTGCATGGCTTACACCACGATGCCCAAAAATCAATCAATACCATTTTACCCTTTAATTCGGACAAAGAAATATTTTTTCCATTTAAAGATTTCTGTACAATTTCAGGAGCTTTATCTCCAATTTTTAAAGTTTGAGAATTTGTATTCTTAGCAAGTAAAAACACAAATAACAAAAGAATATAATATTTCATTATGGTAATAAATTTAACATGCAAATATGCATCTAATATCCAAACAAACAAAATAGATTATAAGTAGATACAATACATATAAAAAATAGGGATAATAATTTTTCAAGTGATTGACAAAAGCAAACACATATTCATTAATTGTTTTATAACTTTGCACTCTCAATTTAAAACTAAATAATAAAGGCAGTTTGTATTTTATTATTAATATTTTGAACTTTATTCTTGATTAATGAAAATAGGAATTATAGGAGCAATGGAAATTGAAGTTGTTAAGCTTCGCGAACTATTATCTGATAAAAATGAGGAACAAAAAGGCGGATTTATATTCTACACAGGAAATTTAAACAATGTAGAAGTTATTCTCTTACAATCGGGAATTGGAAAAGTAAATGCTGCCATTGGTGCCGCACTTATGATTGACAATTACAAACCCGATTTTCTGATAAATACCGGAGCAGCAGGTGGATTTCCTGGCAATTTAAAAGTAGGCGACATTGTTATCTCTACACAAGTAATTCATCATGATATGGATTGTACCGTTTTTGGATACAAACACGGACAGGTTCCTGGAATGCCTGAAAGCTTTATTGCCCATGAGAAATTAATGAATTTGGCCGA
This genomic interval from uncultured Marinifilum sp. contains the following:
- a CDS encoding TlpA disulfide reductase family protein codes for the protein MKYYILLLFVFLLAKNTNSQTLKIGDKAPEIVQKSLNGKNISLSELKGKMVLIDFWASWCKPCRKESKYLLDAYGKYKNTDFRNGNGFTVYSVSFDRSVKSWQRAVEKDSLIWENHVSDLNGWRNAAARIYKVKKLPSNYLIDGEGRIVAINLRGYNLEKKLRSLRKRKWFFF
- the mtnN gene encoding 5'-methylthioadenosine/S-adenosylhomocysteine nucleosidase, with protein sequence MKIGIIGAMEIEVVKLRELLSDKNEEQKGGFIFYTGNLNNVEVILLQSGIGKVNAAIGAALMIDNYKPDFLINTGAAGGFPGNLKVGDIVISTQVIHHDMDCTVFGYKHGQVPGMPESFIAHEKLMNLADKCIHQLSNLATKKATILTGDQFMNNAEATKKIKDMFPDAEAVEMEGAAIAQTCYQFKIPFVVIRSISDIAGQENAVEYGEFVETAAVNSAKMVVEMINELGN